One Candidatus Acidiferrales bacterium genomic region harbors:
- a CDS encoding GYD domain-containing protein, giving the protein MPHYLIQVSYTEQAWQALIKNPHDRIEAVRPAIENLGGKIQEGWFAFGDCDVVCIAELPNNVAAAAISIAFAAGGSCKNVKTTPLMSTAEGVEALKKAARVGYRSATAGA; this is encoded by the coding sequence ATGCCTCATTACCTGATTCAAGTCAGTTACACGGAGCAAGCGTGGCAGGCCCTCATCAAGAATCCGCACGACCGCATTGAAGCGGTTCGTCCGGCCATTGAAAATCTCGGTGGGAAAATTCAGGAAGGCTGGTTCGCATTTGGCGATTGCGACGTCGTATGTATTGCTGAATTGCCGAATAATGTCGCTGCAGCCGCAATTTCCATCGCCTTCGCTGCGGGAGGCTCTTGCAAGAACGTCAAAACCACGCCGCTCATGTCCACAGCCGAAGGAGTCGAAGCACTCAAGAAGGCCGCGCGAGTTGGTTATCGATCCGCTACCGCTGGCGCCTGA
- a CDS encoding ABC transporter substrate-binding protein: protein MTTTANGFRTRIVSLAPSVTSILLALGARRNLVAVSHWCKDVADVKDLPELGDCWSLDPDSDLSALMKLRPTLIVGSVPFKTETVQKILALPIPFLALNPRSLADVEADIHALGSVAGASRHAGALVREMRRRFEKVTAIAKKTKARPRVYCEAWPHPRISSPPWVAELVEIAGGTMVTPAGQKVSDEEVARAQPDVIVLAWTATGGKSKPEQALANPLWQDVPAVRKRRVFAVRDELLNTPGPPLACGAEELLRLLHPELSRVRERRAGKKRGHARRSR from the coding sequence ATGACAACGACTGCAAATGGGTTTCGGACGCGAATTGTGTCGCTGGCGCCGAGCGTGACCTCCATTCTGCTTGCTCTGGGGGCGCGAAGAAACCTGGTGGCGGTGAGCCACTGGTGCAAAGACGTCGCCGATGTGAAGGATCTGCCGGAACTGGGAGACTGCTGGTCTCTTGACCCGGATAGCGACCTTAGCGCGCTGATGAAGCTGCGACCGACGCTGATTGTCGGCTCAGTGCCGTTTAAGACGGAAACCGTCCAGAAGATTTTGGCGCTGCCCATTCCCTTCCTCGCATTGAATCCGCGCAGTTTGGCCGACGTCGAGGCAGATATCCACGCGCTGGGAAGCGTGGCAGGAGCGAGCAGGCACGCTGGCGCGTTAGTGCGCGAAATGCGGCGGCGATTTGAGAAAGTCACGGCAATCGCGAAGAAGACGAAGGCGCGGCCACGCGTTTACTGCGAAGCATGGCCGCATCCACGAATCAGTTCCCCGCCGTGGGTGGCGGAGCTCGTGGAGATCGCGGGCGGGACAATGGTCACTCCAGCGGGACAGAAAGTGTCGGACGAAGAAGTGGCGCGAGCACAGCCTGATGTGATTGTCCTGGCATGGACGGCCACGGGCGGCAAGTCGAAACCGGAACAGGCGCTGGCAAATCCGCTCTGGCAGGATGTACCGGCAGTTCGCAAACGGCGCGTTTTCGCGGTGCGCGACGAATTGCTGAACACGCCCGGGCCGCCACTGGCGTGCGGCGCGGAGGAATTGCTGCGATTGCTGCATCCGGAACTGAGCCGTGTTCGAGAGAGAAGAGCCGGAAAGAAACGAGGCCACGCACGGCGAAGCCGATGA
- a CDS encoding redoxin domain-containing protein yields the protein MEIEKGKVHAPEIGATWLNSEPLELRGLRGRVVLVDFWDYTCANCLRTLPYLAEWHARYAPLGLTIIGVHTPEFSFTANEKFVRAAVERFGIRYPVVLDNGYAIWHAYANRYWPAKYLIDKDGYIRFFHFGEGDYGATEEAIQTLLREVNPAARFPAVMDPVRDTDRPGAVCYNSTPELYFGNKRGKLGNESGFLRANESAAGDYKLPEKIDADAIYLSGPWMSSEEMARSVPGGGAPSSVLLFYTGKEVNLVAAPNGQPLTLELLHGGESLAENEMGEDVKRDKAGRTIVAVDSPRMYNLVRNPGMKQKLLQLVAREAGLECYAFTFATCTAQDDPPW from the coding sequence ATGGAAATTGAAAAGGGGAAAGTGCATGCGCCGGAAATTGGCGCGACGTGGCTGAATTCGGAGCCGCTGGAACTGCGCGGATTGCGCGGGCGGGTGGTCCTCGTCGATTTCTGGGACTACACGTGCGCGAATTGCCTGCGCACGCTGCCCTACCTTGCGGAATGGCACGCGCGATATGCGCCGCTGGGCCTGACGATCATCGGCGTGCATACGCCGGAGTTTTCGTTTACGGCGAACGAAAAATTCGTGCGCGCGGCGGTGGAGAGATTCGGGATTCGATATCCTGTGGTGCTCGACAATGGCTATGCGATCTGGCACGCATACGCGAACCGCTACTGGCCGGCGAAATACCTGATCGACAAGGACGGCTACATCCGATTTTTCCATTTTGGCGAAGGCGATTATGGCGCGACCGAAGAAGCCATTCAGACCCTGCTGCGTGAAGTGAATCCGGCGGCGCGGTTCCCTGCTGTGATGGATCCAGTTCGCGACACGGATAGGCCGGGAGCCGTTTGCTACAACTCGACGCCGGAACTTTATTTTGGAAACAAGCGCGGGAAACTGGGCAATGAATCGGGTTTCCTGCGCGCGAATGAGAGCGCCGCGGGCGACTACAAGCTGCCGGAGAAGATTGATGCGGATGCAATTTATCTCTCCGGGCCATGGATGAGCAGCGAGGAAATGGCGCGGTCCGTACCTGGCGGAGGTGCGCCTTCTTCCGTGCTGCTTTTTTACACGGGCAAGGAAGTGAATCTCGTGGCAGCGCCGAACGGGCAGCCGCTAACGCTTGAGCTTCTGCACGGCGGTGAATCGCTTGCGGAAAATGAAATGGGCGAAGATGTGAAACGCGATAAGGCGGGACGGACGATTGTCGCCGTCGATTCGCCGCGAATGTATAACCTGGTGCGCAATCCAGGGATGAAACAGAAATTGCTGCAACTGGTCGCGCGCGAGGCGGGGCTGGAATGCTACGCGTTTACGTTCGCGACGTGCACGGCGCAGGATGATCCGCCGTGGTAG
- a CDS encoding OmpA family protein, whose product MTKSKALALVPALVMLLALISAVPAFAQDGKLKIKVSPNQAYIFVDGNAIRQGSRTINLTAGKHTIGVYNYGYTSQTQEVDVVQGKTTNLSVTLQKAGGDVSGPFGDIELQGDRAAAVLLNGKTPEYFVGHVDEFDWNWLWHQRLLVHPGTYQIDVTRNGQTVWSGQVNVAAGKQVTINLHNGTSKTKNWKQGNTLGAQPRFKAGMASSTVAVAPVSGSFSADKTQINCGDSAQLTWNSTDAVDVNISEIGKVDASGSKTVSPTKTTTYNFSASGPGGIVTNSQTINVNIQPTATLTLNPTEVKYHKIGDKVKEDGTATLSWTSSNASQVSIDPIGSVQTSGSQTITALPKQQSIGPIDENQTYTMTATNVCGGSATQTATLHITGSIEPMPVVTLQSVFYSTAYPVKEHPDVGLVKSEEQSLDTVAATFKKYLDYDDTARLVVVGHADVRGSSPYNEALSQRRADRVRDYLVSQGISADKIETRAEGKERQLDRSEVTQLQQQDPAAPQKWMMHRDRDTWLAYNRRVDIILQPTGQESTKYYPNGAPEARILFQVPKPSLSKVREAESGMTAPEEPMHKTHRPAAAKKTAKPQSN is encoded by the coding sequence ATGACGAAGTCAAAAGCTCTCGCTCTCGTTCCTGCTTTGGTGATGTTGTTGGCGCTCATCTCCGCAGTACCGGCATTTGCTCAGGACGGGAAGCTGAAAATCAAGGTAAGTCCGAATCAGGCTTATATCTTTGTGGATGGGAATGCAATACGTCAGGGCAGCCGAACGATCAACCTGACAGCAGGAAAACATACGATCGGGGTCTACAACTACGGCTATACGTCGCAGACTCAGGAAGTGGATGTTGTGCAAGGAAAAACCACGAACCTGAGCGTTACGCTGCAAAAGGCGGGCGGCGATGTGTCCGGGCCGTTCGGGGATATCGAATTGCAAGGCGACCGGGCAGCTGCGGTTTTGCTGAATGGGAAAACACCAGAATACTTTGTCGGACACGTCGATGAGTTCGACTGGAATTGGTTGTGGCACCAGAGGCTGCTCGTTCACCCGGGAACGTATCAGATCGACGTGACGCGCAATGGGCAGACGGTGTGGTCCGGCCAGGTCAACGTCGCGGCCGGGAAACAAGTGACCATAAATTTGCATAACGGCACGAGCAAGACCAAGAATTGGAAACAAGGCAACACGCTCGGAGCGCAGCCGCGGTTCAAGGCGGGAATGGCCAGTTCGACTGTGGCCGTCGCGCCGGTGAGCGGTTCATTCTCGGCAGACAAGACGCAAATCAATTGCGGCGACTCCGCGCAATTGACGTGGAACTCGACGGATGCCGTGGACGTGAATATCAGCGAAATCGGCAAAGTGGATGCGAGCGGAAGCAAGACCGTCAGCCCGACGAAGACGACGACCTATAACTTCTCGGCGTCCGGGCCCGGCGGCATTGTGACAAATAGCCAGACGATCAATGTAAACATCCAGCCGACAGCAACGCTCACCCTGAATCCAACGGAAGTGAAATATCACAAGATCGGAGACAAGGTGAAAGAGGATGGAACGGCGACGCTGAGCTGGACGTCCTCGAACGCCAGCCAGGTGAGCATCGATCCGATTGGGAGCGTGCAAACCAGCGGCAGCCAGACGATTACGGCGCTACCGAAACAGCAGAGCATCGGGCCGATTGATGAGAACCAAACCTACACGATGACGGCGACGAACGTTTGCGGCGGCAGCGCGACGCAAACGGCCACGCTGCACATTACGGGATCGATCGAGCCGATGCCGGTGGTGACGCTCCAGAGCGTCTTCTATTCGACGGCGTATCCGGTGAAAGAACATCCGGATGTCGGACTGGTGAAGAGCGAAGAACAATCACTGGATACCGTGGCGGCGACATTCAAGAAATATTTGGACTATGACGACACGGCGAGACTGGTTGTAGTGGGACACGCGGATGTGCGCGGATCTTCACCCTATAACGAGGCGCTCAGCCAGAGGCGCGCGGATCGCGTGCGTGACTACCTCGTTTCGCAGGGAATCTCCGCGGACAAGATCGAGACGCGCGCGGAAGGCAAAGAGCGGCAGCTTGACCGCAGCGAAGTCACACAACTGCAGCAGCAAGACCCGGCTGCGCCGCAGAAGTGGATGATGCATCGCGATCGCGACACGTGGCTGGCGTACAACCGGCGCGTGGACATCATTCTGCAACCGACGGGCCAGGAGTCCACAAAGTATTACCCGAATGGCGCTCCGGAGGCACGGATCCTATTTCAGGTACCGAAGCCGAGCCTGAGCAAAGTCCGGGAAGCCGAGAGCGGCATGACGGCGCCGGAAGAGCCGATGCACAAGACGCACCGGCCTGCGGCAGCGAAAAAGACAGCGAAGCCACAATCAAATTAA
- a CDS encoding (deoxy)nucleoside triphosphate pyrophosphohydrolase, whose protein sequence is MVVVAAIVISDGRVLACQRSRKGKFPLKWEFPGGKVQEGETPRTALERELREELNVGATVGAEIYRARHKYSEMHDEVELIFFAAQLESKMIENQVFENIGWVEPGKLPALDFLEADRGLVNKLARHELRLFASDLAETKSESRETRGRKSASQ, encoded by the coding sequence GTGGTAGTCGTGGCCGCGATTGTCATTTCCGATGGACGTGTGCTGGCCTGCCAGCGCAGCCGCAAGGGCAAGTTTCCGCTGAAATGGGAATTTCCGGGCGGCAAAGTGCAGGAGGGAGAAACGCCGCGGACAGCGCTGGAACGCGAACTTCGCGAAGAACTAAACGTCGGTGCGACGGTCGGCGCAGAGATTTATCGCGCGCGACACAAATATTCCGAGATGCACGATGAGGTCGAGCTGATTTTTTTCGCTGCGCAGCTGGAATCGAAAATGATCGAGAATCAGGTTTTCGAAAACATCGGATGGGTCGAGCCAGGAAAATTGCCGGCACTGGACTTTCTGGAGGCCGATCGAGGCCTTGTGAATAAGCTCGCAAGGCACGAACTGCGGCTTTTTGCCAGTGATTTGGCCGAAACGAAATCAGAATCGCGGGAAACGCGAGGCCGGAAATCAGCGTCACAGTAA